The segment tattattttcagatgattcaagttttcagtctttatttTCATGGTTGCAGTAGTggtttttttaatcatttgaggGCTTTTCTTGATTTGTGCTATACTTTTAAATACTTGCCTTGAATAGAAACTATTTAATATTAAACTTCAAAGATGACAACAGAGCTATAATTAttgaattaaaagttaaaactttaAGTCAGTCGAAATAGGTTTCTCTACCTTGTTTTTCTGCTTGAAAAATTATAGTTCAGGTATTAATTATAATGTGTATGTCATCCTAGTATGGTAGGTGATGATGAAGATGCATTGAGTGATTCAGAAACCACTGAAGCCCTGACCCCGGATATCTTAGCTAAAAAGTAAGTACTGATGACTATAAAGCATTTTCACTTCTGCTGTTTTTAATTGTGCATACTTAAAGGCGTTTTGCTTTACTTGTACAAGTGTAAATAAAAAGCATGTGCTAAGTTTACCTggattttttgtattttatggtTTTGTTTCTAGATTAAAATCAATGTATGCAGGTGACAGAAAGATCAGAGTACCAGAGCCTAGTACCCAGATTCCCTGTGTCAGTttcctgtgtgtgtttgtttttttaaaatatcctgcCACCTGGGTTTTAAAGATGGAAATGAGAAAGGCAAAAAAAGTGAATTCCTAAACAAAAGCTCTATGCCTTTGCTGTTCATTTATTTGTCACCCTCCACTCTTGTTATTGTTGATTGGTTTCTACACCCATTCTCATtctcttgctttttatttttgtcatcaaAAATGACAAATGTTATAGCTAGCATATTAATAATCTTGAGATGTTTTTGTGAGACTCAGAACTTGAATAAGACACTCAACTAATATAAGAATATCACAGTGTTGATTTATAAATGGTTGTTGTATAGATTAGCTGCTGCTGAAGGCTCGGAGCCAAAGTATCGAGTTCATGAACAAGAAAGCAGTGGAGATGAGGATAGTGACCTCTCACCTGAAGAACGAGgtagtttatttcttttactgCTTTCAGCATTATGCTAATAATTTTTGCTAAAATAAATCCATTATTTGGAAGATTGTCAAATGGTTTTCCTATTTGGGAAGTGGATGGTGGGAGATTAGGGAGCATCATATTTATAATTCAGATTCTACTTGTGTGGCTTTATTGTATAACAGCATTTTTCCTCTTGATTTCAAGAATTTGGGAAAATATTacctttttaaagtaattataagTGTTcctttctttgtactttttttagTGCCTGATAAAGAATAGATGCTCGGGGGTGTCGGCccggtggtatagcggttaagtgcgcacgctctgctgctggcggcctgggttcgatcccgggcgtgcaccgacgcaccacttgtcaggccatgctgtggcagtgtgccatataaagtggaggaagataggcacagatgttagcccagggccagtcttcctcagcaagaagaggaggattggcatggatgttagctcagggctgatcttcctcacaaaaaaaaaaaaaagaatagatgctCAAGAAATACTTACTAAATTAATGCTTTTAGGGTCATTGAGTGTTTGGATGGTCTTCAAGTGGATAGTAGTAAGAGTTAATTCCCAATTGCTTGTGTCTTAAAACAGTGATGAAACTTACCAAATGAACCAGGATGGTCAGATGGAGAGTGAAAATTTTTATTAGGTCCcattgaacaaaaagaacagtagtaatgggccggccccgtgacttagcggttaagtgcgcgtgctccgctgctggcggcccaggttcggatcccgggcgcacagcgatgcaccgcttctccggccatgctgaggccgcctcccacatacagcaactagaaggatgtgcagctatgacataacaactatctactggggctttggggggaaaaaataaataaataaaatcttttaaaaagaaaaagaacagtagTGTCCTAGGAAAGAGGAGATAAAGATAGCCCTCTCTACAGGGACGGAAGAAGCTCCTGTAGCCCACACAGCACATACACAGTTCAGGATTGCTACCTGCCCATGGTTTCTGCTTTCACAAGTAACAGTGGTTATCtatggagggaaggagagaaggaagatatTTCACCTTCTTGCTATTTAAACTTTttgaactatgtgaatgtatAGTCTTCTCAGgaattaaaaattgtttatatagtttattttccactattttttaaagagaaaaccaaGCCCATATACATAGGGAAAAATGCAAACAAGACAAAACATACcctcacagaaaagaaaagagagtagTAGTGTGCTTGAAGCCTTGAAATGCGGGGACTACCTTTACTGTAAAGAAGTTCAGACACTTTAGAACTAAGATTCCAAATACTTGCTAGTTAACTGTCAGGATCTTTGTCATGTGTAGCTGCTGAGGTATAGTTTGCTGTTCCTTCCTGTCATGTTCAGAATATAGCTTATTCAACAAAACTATGATGGTCTGAGCTTAATTGTTGTGCAACAGGGCAATTTTACATATAGCGTAATCTCAagttgtataatattctctctcttcTACCCTTGGtgatttcttgatttattttccaaaaatatatcCCAAAAGACCCTTGGAAAGGATTtcaaatagaaattatttctGGAGCTCGTTTTCATGATTCTCTAAAAACATGATCTATTGAGAACaagaaatttattattatattgtcAGTTTTCATTAAGGGATTTTCCCTCAAGTTGTAGTTCCAGGAATTAGCCAGCAGGGGGAACTGTTTGACCAGTTACAATTGTACAAGCTTGGTTCCCACTTGTAGAGTTACTGATGCATATAGGTATTTATTGCTTTTAAACAAATTACGTGTCTGAAAATCCTTGTTTATTGACAGATtcttaggaaaaaattatcttgtAACTGATAGCATAGCAATTAAGAAATTGGCTATGGAGTCAGACAGATCTAAGTTTGTCTTAGATGTCACTTGtctaattttcttcatttctctgagcctgtttcctcatttctttttttcaagtttttttatttttttttcccccaaaaccccagtagatagttgtatgtcatagttgcacatccttctagttgctatatgtgggacgcggcctcagcatggccagagaagccgtgcgtcggtgcatgcccaggatccgaacccgggccgccagtagtggagcacgcgcacttaactgctaagccatggagctggcccaagtttcctcatttctaactTGGGAGCTATAAAAACTGGTCATTGTTAAATGAGAGAAAGAATCTAAAGCAGTTAGCACTGattctggcatgttgtaagtgctcagtaaatattaacttttaataacttaaaataattgGTATAGTCTCCATTATATTATTTTGTAGAATAgtaaaagaaagtataaaaaggATAATTCACTTACCAAGCTCACGTGGAGCTGGGCCTGAAACCTGAATGTGCTGTACTCTGCATTATGTTGCTCTGCCATATAAGgattataaataaaaagaatataaatattcgAAGAAGATTGAGACTACTTGTATTAGCAACTGTCTATGAAATGAATacattgcatatttttaaattaaataataaattttgagTATTCCAAAACTAGAATATATCTGTAACAAGCAAAACCAAGTTCAATATCTcttagaattaaaaagaaatcattctCTTAGACTAAATATAATTCGCAAGAGAGAAATACTGTAATACCAACTCTTAGGCATAAGAAACTACAAGTTAAAACAGCATCATGGtacctttctttcctttcagatcaacaaagattaaaaagaatgacaatttctcttttgatgtgaatgtggagaaatgggttacttgtatactgttggtgggcATGAAAAATGATTTGGCTTTTCTGGAGGGCAGTATGGCAATATATAAGCCAAAAGTTTTAAAAGCAAATGACACCctttgatctagcaattccattttCCAGGGTTTATTCCAATGGTTTCCAAACATTTTTGACTAAGTCTCACTcactatacatgtatacataaaaTTACAAAACTGAAAATTTCACTAAACGTTGATCTTCTTTATGTGATACATCCCAGTttattcagttttatttcatttttttaaaatactgattgtGACTCACTAGAGTCATAAGGCACAGTTTGAAAAAACCCTAGTTAATATTGAGAAAATAATAGAACAAATGCATAAAAAATGTATGTGTATTACATCATAAAAACCCTGAGACTACAAAGAGGGAAATCGGAAGTCTTTGACCAAGAATAGGGGattaaattataactcaatacttgtaaccatttaaaaattatataaatctgCTACGTACATGGCagaattttactatattttcctATACTTTATTGTCTAAACTCGAGTTAAAGAAAGAATCACTATTATAGGTATAAACTGAGACTTCCCTGGGCAAACTAGGACATATGGTCATCCTAACTATGTAGTAATTGAAAAAACAGCATATACAACAATATATGattcatttttagaaaaaagTCTAGAGTTATAAAATGTTAATGGTAATGTCTGAGGaaattgaatgatttttttttaatttctgccaTGAACGTGTGTTACTTTGTAATGATAAAAAGTGTTAAcctttttagtaaatttatctGGTATTGGAGGCAGttagaaccttttttttttttttgctgaggaagagccaccctgagctaacatctgttgctggtcttgctcttttttttttttttcccttgaggaagattagccctgagctaacatccatgccagtcttcctctcttttgactgtgggtcaccaccacagcatggctgacaagtagtgtagCTCTGCGCCtcagatccaaacccacaaacccaagcCGCCAGAACAGAGCGCActaaacttaagcactatgccacagggccagccccctttttgttgttttttagtaTTGGCTTTTTACACCATATGAATACTTGAAAGGCATCACTAAAAATTTAGTCATGAGGATTTGGTCTTTTTATTggtctcttttttcctctttttttgcttgaggaagattagccctgagctaacatctgtgccagtcttcctccactttgtatgtgggttgctgccacagcatggcttgacgagtggtgtaggtccatgcccaggatctgaacctgtgaacccaggctgccaaagtggagcacgctggacttaaccactatgccatggggccagcccctgttggtctctttttgttattttacttCCTCTGCAATATGGTGCTCTCAAAGAGTAAAACAAATCGCGAAAGTAATTTATaagcagagaagaaggaagatgCCTGGCAAGATCTTGGTGGTTTGAAACAAATGTTTGTGGGATGACAGTGTGGATATTGGTCTCAGAACTTTCCTTCTCTCAACCCAAACAGAGGCTGAGAAGTGATTGATCAGTAGTGACATGAACTGTAAATTcctgtttttaaaacataaatagggccggccccgtggcttagcggttaagtgctcgcgctccgctgctggtggcccaggtttggatcccgggcgcgcaccgacgcaccgcttctccggccatgctgaggccgcgtcccacatgcagaaactagaaggatgtgcagctatgacatacaactatctactggggctttgggggaaaaataaataaataaataaataaaattaaaacataagtaTAGATGATGATAAAAACTTGGCATTAGAGGATGTTGAGAAAGTACTTTGATAGCCTTGTTCTGAGAGATTTTTTCATGCCTTtttggcaaaatatttttatgaatatcATAATAAAACTATAGTGACTAATTTAAATGGTCTTGTTTGACAAAATAAACAGTTGGCAATTTTACATCAAtccccttttttgttttttaatttattgctcTCGGAAATTCTAAACAGTTGATCTTTAGAGAGCTCCCTATTAATAAAATATGATCAGTTTGTATTGATTTGCTACTAGTTTTATGTTTCTGTGGTGAAGACTATAAGTGAAGGAATAGTCTAGAATCACTTTGCTATTCCTTATTACaagtttttcttaaaattactcggtggggcctgccccgtggcctagtggttaagcgcgcgcactccgttactggcggcccgggttcggatctcgggcgcgcaccgacgcaccgcttctccagccatgctgaggccgcatcctacatacagcaactagaaggatgtgcagctatgacatacaactatctactggggctttggggaaaaaaaggaagaagattggcaatagatgttagctcagagccggtcttcctcagcaaaaagaggaggattagcatggatgttagctcaaggctgatcttcctcacaaaaaaaaaaacattactcGGGGAGTGAGGTTATGTTTTTAGCCAGCAATGTTTTAAATCATGACAATTTCTTAATGGATAATAATTTTTatgcaatttttctttaattataaaaacagaaaatttgaaaatattaaaattacccCATAGTTCCTTGACCCAGAATTAACCACTGTtaattgttgtcttattttctgtgtgtgtgtgtgtgtgcgcgcgcgcgcatgcATGCATGCAGGCTTTGTacgtaatatatatgtgtatatatggtattacagcttgcttttttttccccattcaaCTCTTTCTGGGAGGATTTTCCTGTATCTTTAAATTTTCTTCCCAAATATATCTACTAATTGCTTTTATTCCTAGTCTGCCATTAAGATGtacttgagggctggccccgtggcttagcagttaagtgcgtgcgctccactactggcggcccgggttcggatcccggggtctCACCATCGCAcggcctctctggccatgctgaggccgcgtcccacatacagcgactagaaggatgtgcagctaggacatacaactatctactggggctttaggggaaaaataaataaaataaaattaaaaaaaaaaaaaaaaagatgtacttGAACcagcagaggttggcaaactttctgtaaagggccagatagtaaatattttaggttttgtgggcaaTGTGGTCTgtattgcaactactcaactctgccattgagCACAAAAGTAGGCTTCAGCATTACAGACACAAACGAATGAGCATGACTGTATTCCAGGAATAGTTGGCTTACCAAACAGAAGCTGAAGACTTCCTAAGCCTATTTTTTGTATCTTGTAGAAAAAAGGCGACAGTTTGAAATGAAAAGGAAGCTTCACTACAATGAAGGACTGAATATTAAGTTAGCTAGACAATTAATTTCAAAAGACCTACATGATGATGATGAGGAAGATGAAGAAATGTCAGAGGCTGCAGCTGGAGAAAGCATGAATGTGGAAGCATCAAATGAAGGTTAGATGTTTTGAAAATATCTCTGAGACTTGTGATCCTTTGTgcctaaataatataatttattttattttagactttTGAAGAATCTCAGAAAATTTTGCTGAGATTCACTTATTATGTCAAAGTTTGTAAAATTTCAACCCTGTGGccaatttcaaaataataagatTTTTATGCCCAGAGTTGATTTAAGACCATACATTATGttgtatggctttttttttttttttttttttggtttgcttgGCTTGAATCAATGATGTTTGTCTTCATATTGagctatattttgtttttaatgtttcagATCCTTATTATCTGTCATAATCTAAATTAAGGTTTacacttttttaaagaaacatgttTTTAGTATGAAAGATTTGTTTTAATATCCCTTCAGGTACAAAATATGTCATATCTTTCCACTGATTCTTTTGACTGTTGGTTTAAGTTATTTggctgatttttgtttgttttgtttgttttgttttttaagtctcgAACAACCAGCCCCTGCGGCCTGCTGACTCTTGATCAGTCATAGGacacagattttatttatttatttttagtaaacTGTTATTCTGGTATTCAAAAGGTGACTCTTCTACACCGCTAATGCAGATTTTGTGCCTGTTTACCTACTCTTTGTATTTGCAAACTTATGCTTTTCGGTGGAAATGTAACTTACTTTATTTGTTGTGCCTTGGATGGTGAAGTTTTAGGAAagtaaataattattatattattgtttTGGTTAGCATATATGAAATATGAGTGATGCTGTGAAAGAACCTGGTGACCGTGTCTCATTATGTCAGGATCacaatattttttgttatttcatattACGCTTTCAGCCTTTTAGTTTGTTTCCTACAgcatttcatttctattttgtaTACCACAGTCGTTTAGCTTATATTTAACTTGAACAAACTTCATTTTGAATAATTATTGCTAtatgtctctcttcctctttaaaTTTATTATCCATTTTTAGGTGACTTGTCTCCCAATTGGTCTTTGGTTTCCCATTTACCTTCATCTTGGTGATTTCTTTTGATGTATTCAAAGTGAatgttcttgggccggccccgtggcttagcggttaagtgcgtgcactccgctgctggcggcccgggttcggatcccgggcgtgcaccaacataccacttctccagccatgctgaggccgcgtcccacataatagcaactagaaggatgtgcagctatgacatacaactatctactggggctttggggggaaaaataaataaataaaattatttttttaaaaaagtgaatgttCCTTTGGTTATAACTTTTCATCAATTTCTTTTCAGACTTGCAGTATCAATTCTTAGTGGCTCTGGCAAAGCGCTAACAATACGCCTCATTTGCCACTGAAATTGGCACCAGCACCACTGTGCCAGAGATTAAAGGGATTTCTTTTTTAAgctacagcttttgaaaaataactcTGGCCTTTTGTCTGTCTCTGCTTGTAAGACGTTAGATTTTATACATTTAgtacataaatgtattttttcatttaagtatAATAGTAGATGATTAAAATTTGTATTCGCTTAGTGCCTGATTTTTCTTCAGTGGAAATGAAGTACTCTTTACATAGGAGTATATCCTACTTAGCTTCATAAAGTCCACAAAGATAGAAAAGACTACATAATAAGACATAGGGaaggaagttctttatttatcctCTACCCTTTTTGGgcccttaaaaatttttttactagcttttataattttatttatttatttattttttcccccaaagccccagtagatagttgtatgtcatagctgcacatccttctagttgctgtatgtgggacgcagcctcagcatgaccggagaagcagtgcgttggtgcacacccaggatccgaacccgggccgccagcagtggggcgcgcgcacttaaccgctgagccacggggccggccccatttaccagcttttaaaatttccagattCTATGGAACCTATTACTTTTTCAGCATTGTcagtctcctccctctcccccacaacCCTGCCTATCGCCACCTGTTGTATGTcagtttttataaaaagaaaagtagCATGTTTAgactttgagaaaatattttactattttgagATC is part of the Diceros bicornis minor isolate mBicDic1 chromosome 15, mDicBic1.mat.cur, whole genome shotgun sequence genome and harbors:
- the PPP1R2 gene encoding protein phosphatase inhibitor 2 isoform X2 — translated: MAASTASHRPIKGILKNKSSTTSSVVASAEQPGRSVDEELSKKSQKWDEMNILATYHPADKDYGLMKIDEPSTPYHSMVGDDEDALSDSETTEALTPDILAKKLAAAEGSEPKYRVHEQESSGDEDSDLSPEEREKRRQFEMKRKLHYNEGLNIKLARQLISKDLHDDDEEDEEMSEAAAGESMNVEASNEGSTTTDQLQDTSQSS
- the PPP1R2 gene encoding protein phosphatase inhibitor 2 isoform X1 — its product is MAASTASHRPIKGILKNKSSTTSSVVASAEQPGRSVDEELSKKSQKWDEMNILATYHPADKDYGLMKIDEPSTPYHSMVGDDEDALSDSETTEALTPDILAKKLAAAEGSEPKYRVHEQESSGDEDSDLSPEEREKRRQFEMKRKLHYNEGLNIKLARQLISKDLHDDDEEDEEMSEAAAGESMNVEASNEGDLSPNWSLVSHLPSSW